ccggagcaccctatcctatcGTGTCGGATACAATATTATTTTACTTTCTATTTAATCGTATTATCTTACATGTAtaatttttttatcccattttattttgatGGAGACTCGAATAGAGTCTCTTCTGTTTTACTAGTACATGGTAGGTTTACTTattttacctgttaaaaatacaCATCCATATCATTTTCCATAAATCATGTTATGTCATCATAATGCTTATactcatttcaagtaaataaattactacatttcattcatataaaattaagtacaatatttataatttatatacaattcaaaaatttaattacatgtcttaaaataatttacaccatttacttatgtacaatgatccaaaatgtaaaatttaaataCACATGAGCTCTACTCAAAATGGATCTAATCCTCTCTATCTCTTCTGCTTAGTggtataataatttgaaataaaaataataaaataattatctgtataaaatttactaaatttttttgaattaattacatatttatgaaactttggatgCAACAGATTATCGAGATCTTTTTATTCACATTCAGTCTTATTAAATCCATGACAGTGATCttttcatgtacttatttaaatttaagatgtgttactcatatctgtgcccaagaaacctatgatagactataaagactggatatatGGGAGTATACTAattagacatccatatgtctatccaTAAGCCATAATAATAGGCAATATGGgaataatcatcttagacatatattatATGATCATTATCTCtagtccctaattgatataccaatcgatccaagctatataaatgagtctaagtGTACTCTgagcaaaataatgttatttaatactcatatttcattgattcatgtcattttcatgcttagcaagttattgtaatttatttcatctcatatgccaaaTCATATTAGGAACCTTTCTCAAGCTCCAAGTTTAGTATCTTAGATTCACCTAGCAATTTGGCTAAAATTTGGCCATTATTTGGCTACACTTTTTTCATagaagttattcctctatgtcttgtctttgttttcccttttgaatcatgtcatttgaggttttagaactcaagttatggtcaaataaccataattggCTCATTTCCTAATTTTAGTTCCTTAAATAGACAGATTTTAGAGTTAcaatttacctaattaattgaaTATGTTACAGCCAAAATTAGGCCTAGTGTTCCTCATAgaaattgttaccctatgtcttatggtcactcagaaatttaaattacaaattttcaagttttgtagaattaattatgatcaaattttgactcaacttttagggtccttatgttcataatttgaggataaTGTCTGAAACAAAattggagccctgtttcttagggtttCTGATCAGTATGActcatcccaattagagtttcctagtgaAAGATATACTATaaatactattctggggtcaagcgTAATTTGATCAAACTCCAGATTTTGATATGTTAATTTCTTCTAATCATTTGCCCTAGTTCCTTTGGGTTATGGGTTTTGGTTAAAAGACAAATAttatagacctatgtcttataaaaattttgctattagtttcatttggttaagggcatttttgggcttggtgttcttaataaaagttgtagtcctatatctaagctttccaatgaaacaaaaatcaggtcatttggactctaGGGATAAATTGGTCAACTTTTCATGAAAATGaggtattttgggtctagtttcatctccaattggcctcataccaattgagagaGTACCATGACCATGGTAGGTGAAGAAAATGATTTACTTGGTCAAACTTGTCTTATTTTAACTCCTCTTCTTATCCCTTAATGTGTTTGTTAAGTTCCCATTGGTTAACACTTTATTTGTAATGTCATaatttaattagtatttatattttcaattctttctttttccttttccttttatttttctttattttcccatacataatttcatgattttaatttattttatatattttaatctttcttattttaactgacatttaggtcaaaattcaactctagggttgaaatgaccaaaaattgattaaattttttttcttagcattttattgcCTTTTAAACTTCTTAAAGCCTTCAATGTAATCCTATTATttgaatttatgcctcctcactctagttgaaGTAAAATGttcagactacctaaagtgagggcgttatatatatgtacctaatagataccctcttttgttctagcactctccataagatatctcttgaAACACTATTATAAACCttatccaaatcgataaaaaccatgtgtaaatcttttctcacatctctatatttctccatcaagcttctaatgagaaagatcacttccatagttgaacgaccagacaTGAAGCTAAATTGATTggaagagatagaagtatcatgatgtagtcaatgttccacaactctctcctacaacttcataatatggctcatgagtttaattcgcctatagtttgagcaactctgaatgtctctcttatttttaaaaatagatactaaaatactcctcatccatttatcaggcattttctttgattttataatcttattaaacaatttagttaatcatgtcactcccatatctcccaaacacttctacatttcaattggtattccatcggatccacaggctttacctactttcattctcttaagtgctttttttacttctaaatatctaattcttctagtataattcacattcttttctattactctgtagtctatattcacgctattaccattttgactattattaaagagatcatcaaaataatttctctatctttctttaatgtcctcatctttcaccaacactttttcttctttatccttaatgcacctaacttgattgagatcttgacatttcttttctctcctccttgctaatctataaatatctttctccccttctttagttccaagtttctcatataacttttcaaatgcCTGTATTATTGCTTGACTAACTAccttttttgcttctttctttgctatcttatactgttcatatgccttatCATTATCACATTtaagtaatttcttataccattctctctttctcttcactgccttttgtacttcctcattccaccatcatctctcttttgagggtggtccatgtcctctagactctctaggtacttttctagctacttctctaatctttgatgccatctgtatcacATACCATTGGTCTCCATGTCCAGCTTTCATAATTCAGacttgagaagctcatttttgaacttcacttcctttactcctttgaactcccaccactttgttcgagctacactatttattCTAGTCTTACTTGAATTATTCATAAACTTGACATTCAATACCACTAACTGATATTGACTTGTTAAAACCTTTATCGGAATAACCTTACAAtaattgcatagagctctatctGTCTttttggttaagaggaagtcaatttgactTTTATGTTACCTACTTTTGAACATCACTAAatatgactctctttttataatgtaggtatttgctagtattagatcgtatgccatagcaaaatccataaTTCTTTTTCCCTACTCATTTTGGTTGCCAaatccaaaacctccatgaacattctcataaccttacctatcacttcctacatgtccattcaaatcttcaccgatgaaaatattctcttcattcggcATGCTTTGCactagatcatccatatcttcccaaaaactttgtttactctcattatctagtcctatttgtgaggcataagcactaactacatttattgtttattcttctagtactagctttactagtataattctatcttttactattttcacagctattacagcatttttcaatgtcctgtctatgattatgcctacACCGCTTTTATTTATCTCAttttcggtaaaccacagtttataCCATGAATTACcctcttccttacttttctctcctacccatttaatctcctaaatgcaagcaatattcacccttctcctttccaagatatccacaagctccattaattttcctgtaagtgatccaatattCCAAATACCAAGCTTGATTCTCCTCCTATtatgctccttcctaattgatctccttctatgatatcttttattgttctctatgcctatctGGTGTTCTATTCCATTATCTGTTATATGAACTAACTTATTTACCCACACTCATACATGATGTGAAAACCCTTACTTATTTAACACCACACCCAAACTTGCTCATTTAACCCTtgcttattttatattattataaaataaaatagtaagATTTTGATACGAATTATTATTCTTTTGTTACAATATTGtattacaattttatttcaattgaattaattaaatcattttactAATTATTGATAAACAATAGTTTTATTTATAAGatgtaattataatattttatataattataaaataaaattagacatgttttcaatataaatatttttttatttattattaaattaatatgataaatatatatataaaaaaaataatatccagAGCATCGCGCAGACTTTGAATGCTTGTTCGTCACTGGTTATACAGGGGCTAAGGGACAAACCTACTAAGGGGCCAAAGGAGCGTTGGGGCtttgagattaaaaaaaaaaataataataatagtaatgatAAGAGTAGAATGATCtttttaaacaaaaataaaatttaaattactaTAAAGTtcctaattttaatatatatttaagttTTATTATATTATCTTTTTGATAAATTCAACAATTGATAATCCTAATTTTGTAACACTtatgtaattaaaatattatatctttaatttttaaaattttactttaaatattattttagtaatttattttcagataaaattaatttaattttgagaaaaataaaagataaaactaAATGTTATTTATCTAAAATAAAAAAGACAATCAAAAGCTTTAAGTAGATGATAAGGGTTGAAATGTCATAAAGGgataaattttacttttttatcatttaataataatttaattcaattcttaaaataaaatatataatataaattttattatatatatattttttaattttgatgtgTAGTGGAGAAGTGCAAAGTAAAGCACGCtacttattattataattattatttttatttttttattgcatAATTATTGacttattgtgtgttaaattgcTTATTacttctttaaaaaaataattattaacacttttttcttattttaataattagaGACTAATGAGCATTAATGCTTTACTcctacaaattttaattaattaaaatcattaCAAATATCCAGAATTAACTCACTATAATTCCAAAATAGTTTTAGGAATTATAGTATTCCATGTCTATCAAAGTTCATAGCTAATTAATTTAgggtaaattatattttttattattgagtTATGTTAAAATGagcatattttttaatttttaaaattaatatttttttaatattataaatatcatttatatttattttacagtccataaaaattaatttattcgaGTTTATGATTATTTCTTCTAATCATGGTTTTATCTAAAAAACAGtgagtttttaaattaaaataaaaaaattaaattaaaagatatatatttatattaatttttagtataatttagagataaaaataatttatttattaatttttcatattcaaTTAAAAAATCGAAAGTTGAAAAAAGTTGGCGTCGACTTTGGGGGGCCTGTTTAAGGGCATGTATGTCATTTTATCACAAACAATTTGGACAAAACCGTAAATAACCTTACAGAACCAAATCCGAGGAACCCTAACCCATATCCGGCTATTAATAACAGCATTGCCACTCCTATGTATCTCGCTCTGTTCTCTGCTTCTCTGCCGCTCCATACACTCTGTAGGCGACCTTTTCGATCCTTTATTCGCTTCGTCTCTTTCATGTTAGTATTGTTATTCTTTCTCTTATATTTAATAGCTGAATTATCCATTGATATCTGTTGAGTTTTGGGTATAATCCTGGTGTGCTTGTATtgtttatgttcttttttaattttgtgtTATGGATTAGGTTTATGTGAATTATGCACGGATTTTAGCAGATTCGTGTTTCGTTTCCTGATATAGTGTTTGATCTGTAACTAAAAGattgttgctttttttttttataatttttttaaatttcgatTTTATGATTTGCTTCCCTGAGAATCATTGTATGTGGTGAACTGATGAATTATATATGGCCTTTAGGATTTGAGGTCGTTTTTGAAGGTTTCCAAGCTTAAATTTGATTTTCCTTTCGTTGCAAACTTATTCTTTGCTGGTTGTTGGCTTTCGATGCAGGTTTAAAATCCTTGAAACAAATAGTTTGTTTTTTCATCTTCATCTCCTTTCTTTTGTTTGAAACATTATATTTCCTGCTTatattgaattattattattgttactgTGGAGGTGCTAATCGGGATTTGCTTGTGCGGTTCTTATTATTGTATCACAATTATTATTGTattgaattattattattgttattattattgttacTGCGGTTCTTTTTGGTCGTGGCCTTCTTTCTGTGGTAGAAGTGAATATAACTTATTATGTGCAAATATCCTTCGGTGGGAACTGGGAAACTTAAATTATTTCGTTATGCATTTATTTCAGATCAGTTTTAGATCTCTATAATGGGTAAGGAGAAGGTTCATATCAACATTGTGGTCATTGGCCATGTTGACTCTGGCAAGTCTACCACCACTGGCCATCTCATCTACAAGCTCGGAGGTATTGACAAGCGAGTGATTGAGAGATTTGAGAAGGAAGCTGCTGAGATGAACAAGAGGTCATTCAAGTATGCCTGGGTGCTTGACAAGCTCAAGGCTGAGCGTGAACGTGGTATCACAATTGATATTGCCTTGTGGAAATTCGAGACCACCAAGTACTACTGCACTGTCATTGATGCACCAGGGCATCGTGACTTCATTAAGAACATGATTACGGGTACCTCACAGGCTGACTGTGCTGTCCTCATCATTGATTCAACCACTGGTGGTTTTGAAGCTGGTATTTCCAAAGATGGTCAAACCCGTGAGCATGCTCTCCTTGCTTTCACGCTTGGTGTCAAACAAATGATTTGCTGCTGCAACAAGGTAATAATCCACTTTCATATTGTTGTTTATTCTGTTGATATACTCTCACTTGAGGGGCAACATTAGTAGAGAAGCAATGTCCATAGATATATTTATGGACAAGGTTTCTGTGATGCtggtttacattttttttttttttttgttgggttTGTTTAATAGATGGATGCTACCACCCCCAAGTACTCCAAGGCTAGGTATGATGAAATTGTCAAGGAAGTCTCCTCATACCTCAAGAAGGTCGGGTACAACCCTGAGAAGATTCCATTTGTCCCCATCTCTGGGTTTGAAGGTGACAACATGATTGAGAGGTCAACCAACCTCGACTGGTACAAGGGCCCAACTCTTCTTGAAGCTCTGGACCAGATTCAGGAGCCCAAGAGGCCCACAGACAAGCCTCTCCGTCTGCCACTTCAGGACGTTTACAAGATTGGTGGCATTGGAACTGTCCCAGTGGGTCGTGTGGAGACTGGTATCCTGAAGCCTGGAATGGTTGTGACCTTTGGACCCAGTGGACTGACAACTGAAGTCAAGTCAGTTGAGATGCATCACGAGGCTCTCCAGGAGGCCCTCCCTGGTGACAATGTTGGGTTCAACGTGAAGAACGTTGCAGTTAAAGATCTCAAGAGAGGTTATGTGGCATCAAACTCTAAGGATGATCCTGCCAAGGAGGCTGCCAACTTTACATCACAGGTCATCATTATGAACCACCCTGGTCAGATTGGAAATGGTTATGCCCCAGTACTGGATTGCCACACCTCTCACATTGCTGTCAAGTTTGCTGAAATCTTGACCAAGATTGATCGTCGTTCTGGCAAAGAGCTCGAGAAGGAGCCTAAGTTTTTGAAAAATGGTGATGCTGGTTTCGTGAAGATGATTCCCACCAAGCCCATGGTTGTGGAGACCTTCTCTGAGTACCCCCCAATGGGTCGTTTTGCTGTGAGGGACATGCGCCAGACTGTTGCTGTTGGTGTGATCAAGAGTGTTGAGAAAAAGGACCCATCTGGAGCTAAGGTCACCAAGTCTGCTGCCAAGAAGGGAGGGAAGTGAATTGTGCTATCCAACAGTAATAATTATCATGAGAAAAGTTTAAGTTATTATTCTAGATTTTTGAGATGTTTTAATTGTATTTTCGTTTTGACTTTTTTGTGTCCACTTTCTAGTTGCAGCACCCAGAATTGGGTGCTTGACAGGCGGTGGCGTCACAGTAAAATATTTTGGGAACTTTTGCTTTGTTACGCCAATTTGAGGTGGTTAGTTTGACTATTTCCTTAGTGATTTAATAACCTACTATTTCATGGTGATGGTTAAGCGAATCGATACAGTATTTACTTTATTGTGATTAGGTGCAACATTTTCGAACCTTTTGCTATTGCTTGTCCCTTTATACTATGCTTCTAAATGATGCATGGCTAGTTGGTTTGGTTGGGATGGATATTTGTTGTTATTTGCATACAAGTTGAACCTGCTGTTCACCCGCTTGTTATCGTTGCATTATTCAACACAGTCACTGATTGTCGTGTTGGAAAGGCAAGGGTAACGTGGTAAAATGGTTCTCTAATGCCCTTGTAACGGTAAATTGCAAAAAAAATTATCTCGTTGCCGGTATTATGTTCTAAGCACGGTCGTGGGAGCTCagacgtttttttttttttttctgcccgTGATGACGTAATGTCAGTACTTGGCAGTCGAATTACCAAAAATTAACGgattgtaaatttttttatttaaattaatttgagtCTTCACGAAAAcaataaaatttagaaaaaattattatttaaattttattttttaataaaattaattatttaattcttatatttttaaaaatatattatttaatttttatattttattttcgttAAGCTATTTAGTTCATTcgttaaattttatgttatttatattatttaaattattatttagtttctttatttttagaaaattaattatttaatttttatatttttaatagaattattatttagttatattttagtgaaactaattaattagtcaatacattttaaaaaatataacattttaaaaaaacatattattagataaaattaaaaattttattttgtaaatactaaatttgaatttatatatatatttaatttttaatttcttatatatcatttttatattttcagtgttgaaaaataaattttttttattacttataaATTTAAGTACACTGATTAATTTTTTGTATAGATAATTTGTATTATTTTTATCAACAGATAAAAACAAAGAGAGAACGAAGAGAGAAGAGTGCGAGTGCAGAGGATAAGTAACATAGAGGGATAGAAATAAGAGAAGATAAGAAATAAATGAGGGGGGAGGATTAAGGTAGCttaggtataaaaaataattataaaactaaATAGTTAATGAAGTCAAATTAAAtgactaactaatgtatttttctaaaatatagggattgactaattaattttactaaaaataatagtttgatcaatattaattaatgaaaaaatttaCGTGAGAACTAAACAGTTTAATGGAGGTAAAATATAAtgactaaatagtatattttttaaaatataaaaattaaatatttaattttattaaaatatatagactaaataataatttatcctaAAATTTATTTAAGTACAAAGTGTCAACTGCaagttatttattattattactattatgttAAATACATGATTAATCCTAGAAGAAAAATAAGGCCCAGAAACAGTTCAAGTTTTCAATCGAAGATGGGCTAAAGTTGCTCCTGAGGATTTTCTGGGGTTGAAGATAGCAAGCCCATGTAATAAATGGGAGAGAAAAGAGCTTCTCCAATTCTCAGCCTGAGGCCATCAccttcttgttttttttttttttttttggaaaacaaACCATATTCCATTAACAAGCCCTTGGATAGTCGACACTACAAAAACTCAATAGAATCAAAAGCTCATGGATGTCGGTGGCCAAAGATCAAAGAGTTCCAAACTGATCGGATTTAGGCTCTCTCCTTCAAAAAATTACAGGgaattctttatttattttttttgataAGCAGGGAGTTCTTTAATAtattatgttattattattagcTAAAGCAAGCCAGGAAACCAAATGCTGAGGGCAGCTTGCTGCCAATGAAGAGAATGGTGCATGGGGCGGCGCGCCACTCCTTTGCAAAAGTTAGGTttggttttatatatatatatatatatatatatatatatatatatataatatcaaaTTGTGATTGATATTGCTTTGGATGCACATTCTTTCCAATCCATTCTTGCCTTGTTTAGGTTTCGGCCTTGTCCTGCTAACAGATTGTTATTTGAGCGGCCAATGATAATTACGTTTAAACAATTGTTATGGGATTGTGACAATTGTACATGACAAAAACAATACGagtttgaggcatttttctaaaagtttaaaaataaaactaaattttaaattatctaaattaaataatttttttttagtattaaGTTTTACTATGACTCAAATTTTATTCTTCATAAACCTAAAAATGACCCTACATGActgaattaaaactaattaataattatattttgtaaCAACTTTAGCCCTATCTAACATTgagaaaaaatttttttttaattattttaaatattaaaaaataatttaaaaaaattattttattattttagagtTATTCTgactaaaaaatattaaatttagttttaaattaatttttaattatctctaattaatatatttaaaaatatacttttctcaatattaattttaataataatattaaatatattatttatttatttatttttaacattattaaaaaagtaaattaaaaacaTAGGTTATTGTTTTAatgtttttataattaaaataatcaaaatttagtttttttaattacttttttaatACACCAATACAATACAAAACTTTCTATTTTAACCAAGTGGAACAAATTCGTTCCTTTGTCTTAAGCTCGGAGGGGAAAGGGCAAAGCTGTAAGATGAATATTTGTTGCCCTCAAGTTATCGCTATAAACAATAGCATTTTCCCATTTCTTCCCTCAGCTTCTTTGCTGCAAACTGATCTCCTAGGGTTTTTCTTCTCTGCTTCCTTCACTCTAACCCTAGGTGAATCTTCaatcctttttctcttcactttgTTGGCTAATAATCTTTTTCTGTAGTATTTATAAATAAaacaaattatattaataattaattaattaattaataatataaatatatttataattttttaattataaaaagtattaaaaatgatttaataagaGGATAATTTTCCTATAACGGGACTGTATTATTTTGTTAAAAAAGTTCGGAGGTTGATGCAAGCATTGGTGGCAGAATAGTCATTTCACTTTCCAGATAGCCAACCCCGAGGAACCCTAGCTCTATGTTCCACTATAAATAAAATGTTAAAAGACAATCTCTGCGTACTCCATCCTTTGCCTCTCACTCGCTCTGCTCTGCTGCGGCCATCTCGTAGCTGCCTCGTTTATCTTCTTTTCAGGTAAATCGATTTAGCCTCGTTAATCACTTAACTTCTCTTGCCATGGTCGATTCTTAGATCTGTTTATCTCTATCTTCAGTAGCTTTTGCGTTATGAGCTCCCAAATATAGCGTGTACAGTAGTTTAGCTTGTCTTTGATATATCTGATTTGATTTATTATATTAGACTTGTTTAGGTTTATGTGTTGTGCTGTATAGATCTATGAGATGAGATCAATAGGATGTGAATTATGAGCTTAAATTagcagatttgaatcatatcattagtTGTTAAAATTATGTAATTTTAGGTAAGTCGGTGAAGATTATTGATGGTTTTGCGTTTTTGTTGTCCAATAATTAACTCGAATTTGGCAATTTTGGATCAGTGCTAGAAAATGGGTAAGGAGAAGGTTCACATCAACATCGTGGTCATTGGCCATGTCGACTCTGGCAAGTCCACCACCACTGGCCATCTCATCTACAAGCTTGGAGGTATTGACAAGCGTGTGATTGAGAGGTTTGAGAAGGAAGCTGCTGAGATGAACAAGAGGTCATTTAAGTATGCCTGGGTGCTTGACAAGCTCAAGGCTGAGCGTGAACGTGGTATTACCATTGATATTGCCCTGTGGAAGTTCGAGACCACCAAGTACTACTGCACTGTCATTGATGCTCCTGGACATCGTGATTTTATTAAGAACATGATTACTGGTACCTCACAGGCTGACTGTGCCGTCCTCATCATTGATTCGACCACTGGTGGTTTTGAGGCTGGTATTTCCAAGGATGGGCAGACCCGTGAACATGCTCTCCTTGCTTTCACCCTTGGTGTCAGGCAAATGATTTGCTGCTGCAACAAGGTGATGATCTAACTGTCTGTTTTTATGCTTAGATTTAATTCTGTAGCATAACTGCATTATGAGATATTATCATGTCTATGGCTAAAGGGGAGATTCTTATACTGTGATTGCTTTTTATTTTACATTTTTTCTTGAGAAGAATACACGTTTTATAAGAACACTCAGGATTGGGTGATTTCTATTTAGGCTAGGGTCTGGTAGTTCTGGGCTCTGCAAATTGAAAATTGGGTTTGATAATGAAGTAAATTCTCCTTTTCTGGGTACTTTTTTCTATTCAGTGATTTGCTCTGTCGTGTTTTCTCTTTGCTTCCTTTATTATATATTTGGGTTCTGGAAGAAAAGTTTCCTTTTTGAAACTATATAAATGTTACTTAGTTTTATGTTGACAAGCAACTGTATCTTTACTGTTTATATTATGTGTTCATTAATCTAATCTTCATAATATTTTACTTTTCCTTTCTTTAGATGGATGCCACCACTCCCAAGTACTCCAAGGCCAGGTATGATGAAATCGTCAAGGAAGTCGCCTCATACCTTAAGAAAGTAGGGTACAACCCAGAGAAGATTCCATTTGTCCCCATCTCTGGGTTTGAAGGTGACAACATGATTCAGAGGTCAACCAACCTCGACTGGTACAAGGGCCCAACCCTTCTTGAAGCTCTGGACCAGAT
The Hevea brasiliensis isolate MT/VB/25A 57/8 chromosome 15, ASM3005281v1, whole genome shotgun sequence genome window above contains:
- the LOC110636200 gene encoding elongation factor 1-alpha, translated to MGKEKVHINIVVIGHVDSGKSTTTGHLIYKLGGIDKRVIERFEKEAAEMNKRSFKYAWVLDKLKAERERGITIDIALWKFETTKYYCTVIDAPGHRDFIKNMITGTSQADCAVLIIDSTTGGFEAGISKDGQTREHALLAFTLGVKQMICCCNKMDATTPKYSKARYDEIVKEVSSYLKKVGYNPEKIPFVPISGFEGDNMIERSTNLDWYKGPTLLEALDQIQEPKRPTDKPLRLPLQDVYKIGGIGTVPVGRVETGILKPGMVVTFGPSGLTTEVKSVEMHHEALQEALPGDNVGFNVKNVAVKDLKRGYVASNSKDDPAKEAANFTSQVIIMNHPGQIGNGYAPVLDCHTSHIAVKFAEILTKIDRRSGKELEKEPKFLKNGDAGFVKMIPTKPMVVETFSEYPPMGRFAVRDMRQTVAVGVIKSVEKKDPSGAKVTKSAAKKGGK